One Staphylococcus simiae genomic region harbors:
- a CDS encoding aldo/keto reductase: MDYTLLGNSGLNVSKYALGTIPFAATHGFENAGGMSKKDIDRMIDYALDEGINQFDTANLYAKGDAEKALGKSIRNKREQMVISTKTGFPYDNNPNNIGASRLNIERSIDHSLKRLGTDYVDLYYVHVWDGQVPVEETVQTMNDLIRGGKIRYWGVSNYSGWSLAKTHTYAVQNHLAPPIAQQIYYTPESREAEYELLPAGKELGIGNSIWSPLGEGMLTGKITKQHRQGDKGTRQGDGWAEPYIKDADLFYNLIDVLTQIAHTHSVSVPQVVLAWLRQRPNVDSIVLAARSKEQLQDNIASYQLQLTSEEIDMISTLTTPEPIYPLWHRAMNAYDRASNAEKSYLAAYNQLMSKKPNIIQKY, translated from the coding sequence ATGGATTATACGTTACTAGGGAACTCTGGACTGAATGTTTCAAAATATGCTTTAGGTACAATTCCTTTTGCTGCTACACATGGCTTTGAAAATGCTGGCGGTATGTCTAAAAAAGATATTGATCGTATGATTGATTATGCGTTAGATGAAGGCATCAACCAATTTGATACGGCGAACTTGTATGCTAAAGGTGATGCTGAAAAAGCTTTAGGAAAATCTATTCGCAATAAACGAGAGCAAATGGTTATCAGTACCAAAACAGGTTTTCCATATGATAATAACCCTAATAATATAGGAGCATCTCGACTTAACATTGAACGTTCAATTGATCATTCTCTTAAACGTTTAGGTACAGATTATGTTGATTTATATTATGTTCACGTATGGGATGGTCAGGTACCTGTTGAAGAAACGGTACAAACGATGAACGATTTGATTCGTGGTGGGAAAATACGTTATTGGGGTGTGTCAAATTATAGTGGTTGGTCATTAGCTAAGACGCATACTTATGCTGTACAAAACCACTTAGCACCACCAATAGCTCAACAAATTTACTATACACCTGAGTCTAGAGAAGCTGAATATGAATTATTGCCTGCTGGTAAAGAACTTGGTATTGGTAATAGTATTTGGTCTCCATTAGGTGAAGGTATGTTAACAGGAAAAATTACCAAGCAACATAGACAAGGTGACAAAGGTACACGTCAAGGTGATGGTTGGGCTGAACCGTATATTAAGGATGCTGATCTATTTTATAACTTGATTGATGTATTGACACAGATTGCTCATACCCATAGTGTATCAGTACCACAAGTTGTTTTAGCGTGGTTACGCCAAAGACCTAATGTTGATTCGATTGTCTTAGCAGCACGTTCAAAAGAACAGTTACAAGATAATATTGCCTCATATCAATTACAATTAACTTCTGAAGAAATTGATATGATTTCAACATTAACGACACCAGAACCTATCTATCCATTATGGCATCGTGCTATGAACGCTTATGATAGAGCATCGAATGCAGAAAAATCATATCTAGCAGCATATAATCAACTGATGTCTAAAAAACCAAATATCATTCAAAAATATTAA
- a CDS encoding iron chaperone: MTKAYKVFLSDMTQDSHRHKLNVLFQWIEQQFPELQCTIKWHQPIFTHHQTFIIGFSIAKNHVTISPEPGCLKYVTQRIQDNGYSHTEFIFRIKWHDSIDYDLLSDIIKLNITEKANVTTFWHTSK, from the coding sequence GTGACTAAAGCGTACAAAGTATTCCTTTCAGATATGACTCAAGATAGCCATCGACATAAATTAAATGTTCTTTTTCAATGGATTGAACAACAGTTTCCAGAATTACAATGTACCATTAAATGGCATCAACCTATATTTACACATCACCAAACGTTTATTATTGGTTTTAGTATTGCTAAAAATCATGTCACTATATCACCAGAACCAGGCTGTTTAAAGTATGTCACTCAACGAATTCAAGATAACGGTTATAGTCACACTGAATTTATCTTTCGCATAAAATGGCATGACTCCATTGATTACGACTTGTTGAGTGACATAATTAAGTTAAATATAACTGAAAAAGCAAATGTCACTACATTCTGGCATACTTCAAAGTAA
- the icaR gene encoding ica operon transcriptional regulator IcaR gives MKDKIIDNAITLFSEKGYDGTTLDDIAKSVNIRKASVYYHFGSKKDIYERSVECCFDYLANTILINQNKSNYSIDALYQFLFEFIFDVEERYIRMYVQLSNTPEEFSEDIYNQIQSLNSKLSDEVSRFYDETKMTMSEEDFKNLILLFLESCYLKASFSQKFGEVEESKNRFKDEVYSLLNIFLKK, from the coding sequence TTGAAGGATAAGATTATTGATAATGCAATAACCTTATTTTCAGAGAAGGGGTATGATGGTACAACACTTGATGATATAGCTAAAAGTGTGAATATAAGAAAAGCTAGTGTCTACTATCATTTCGGTTCGAAAAAGGATATTTATGAACGAAGTGTAGAATGCTGCTTTGATTATCTGGCCAATACTATTCTGATCAATCAAAATAAATCCAATTATTCTATTGATGCACTATATCAGTTTTTATTTGAATTTATTTTTGATGTTGAAGAAAGGTATATTAGAATGTATGTCCAATTGTCTAATACACCTGAAGAGTTTTCTGAAGATATTTATAATCAAATTCAAAGCTTAAATAGTAAGTTAAGCGACGAAGTATCAAGGTTTTACGATGAAACGAAGATGACAATGTCTGAAGAAGATTTTAAAAACTTGATATTGCTGTTTTTAGAAAGTTGCTATTTAAAAGCGTCATTTTCTCAAAAATTTGGAGAAGTTGAAGAGAGTAAAAATCGCTTTAAAGATGAAGTTTATTCACTCTTGAATATATTTTTAAAAAAATAA
- the icaA gene encoding poly-beta-1,6 N-acetyl-D-glucosamine synthase IcaA → MHFFNFLLFYPVFMSIYWIVGSIYYFFTKEITHKMNRKLDIDPEKLEGISFLLACYNESETIEDTLSNVLSLKYEKKEIIIINDGSSDNTAELIYKMKEDPNNDFIFVDLQENRGKANALNQGIKHASYDYVMCLDADTIVAEDAPYYMIENFKHDPKLGAVTGNPRIRNKSSILGKIQTIEYASLIGCIKRSQTLAGAVNTISGVFTLFKKSAVENVGYWDTDMITEDIAASWKLHLSGYHIKYEPRAMCWMLVPETLGGLWKQRVRWAQGGHEVLLRDFFTTMKKRKFPLYILMFEQIISILWVYIVLLYLGYLIITANFLDYTFMTYSFSIFLFSSFTMTFINVVQFTVALFIDSRYEKKNMAGLIFVSWYPTVYWIINAAVVLVAFPKALKRKKGGYATWSSPDRGNIQR, encoded by the coding sequence TTGCATTTTTTTAACTTTTTACTTTTTTATCCAGTTTTCATGTCTATTTATTGGATTGTAGGTTCAATTTATTACTTCTTTACTAAAGAAATTACACATAAAATGAACCGAAAATTAGACATTGATCCTGAAAAATTGGAAGGTATTTCATTTTTACTCGCGTGTTATAACGAAAGCGAGACAATCGAAGACACGTTGTCTAACGTATTGTCATTAAAATATGAGAAAAAAGAAATCATCATTATTAATGACGGTAGTTCTGACAACACAGCTGAACTTATCTACAAAATGAAAGAAGATCCAAATAATGACTTCATCTTTGTAGATTTGCAAGAAAACAGAGGTAAGGCAAATGCCCTTAACCAAGGTATTAAACATGCATCTTATGATTATGTTATGTGCTTAGATGCCGATACAATTGTGGCTGAAGATGCACCATATTACATGATCGAGAACTTTAAACATGATCCAAAACTTGGCGCGGTCACTGGCAATCCTAGAATACGTAATAAAAGTTCTATTTTAGGTAAAATCCAAACGATCGAATATGCTAGCTTAATTGGTTGTATTAAGCGTAGCCAAACACTTGCTGGTGCTGTTAATACGATTTCGGGTGTCTTCACATTATTCAAAAAAAGTGCAGTTGAAAATGTTGGTTACTGGGATACTGATATGATTACAGAAGATATTGCTGCATCTTGGAAACTTCATTTATCTGGTTATCATATCAAGTATGAACCACGCGCAATGTGTTGGATGCTTGTTCCAGAAACATTGGGAGGTTTATGGAAACAACGTGTTCGCTGGGCGCAAGGTGGTCACGAAGTATTACTTAGGGACTTTTTCACAACGATGAAAAAAAGAAAATTCCCACTATATATATTAATGTTTGAACAAATTATCTCAATTTTATGGGTATACATTGTTCTCTTATATTTAGGATATTTAATCATCACTGCTAATTTCTTAGATTACACATTTATGACATATAGTTTTTCTATTTTCTTGTTTTCATCATTTACTATGACATTTATAAACGTTGTTCAATTTACAGTCGCACTCTTTATCGATAGTCGCTACGAAAAGAAAAATATGGCCGGACTGATATTCGTCAGCTGGTACCCAACTGTTTATTGGATTATCAATGCCGCAGTTGTATTAGTCGCGTTTCCTAAGGCTTTAAAAAGAAAGAAAGGTGGTTACGCAACATGGTCAAGCCCAGACAGAGGGAATATCCAACGCTAA
- the icaD gene encoding intracellular adhesion protein IcaD, with the protein MVKPRQREYPTLKSSLNIVRETSLVAISCVFWIYCVVVLLVYIGTIFDIQDESIITIRVALNIENKEIFEIFKTMGIFSIIIFVFFTISLLIQRWQKGRHQRETK; encoded by the coding sequence ATGGTCAAGCCCAGACAGAGGGAATATCCAACGCTAAAATCATCCTTAAATATAGTTAGAGAAACATCACTAGTTGCGATTTCTTGTGTCTTTTGGATTTATTGTGTCGTTGTACTACTTGTTTATATTGGCACAATCTTTGATATCCAAGATGAAAGTATTATCACAATTCGTGTTGCTCTAAACATCGAAAATAAAGAAATATTCGAAATTTTCAAAACAATGGGGATCTTCTCAATTATCATCTTTGTCTTTTTTACAATTAGCTTGTTAATTCAAAGGTGGCAGAAAGGAAGACATCAGCGTGAAACCAAATAA